The following coding sequences lie in one Nitrospirota bacterium genomic window:
- a CDS encoding MFS transporter: MRRAAPADEGCPSPTEARDVGWRLLKARDFRLLFVGQSISQIGDGLVKVALLWFVYELTGSALKMAVVGLLETLPPLVLGPLIGVYLDRMPKKRIMIAIDLIQGTLILLIPVLYALDALTLKRLYLLVLLIAILGSAFGPALASAVPLIVDRQRLTAANAFLQITTNIGVLAGPAIAGLGIAFVGAQNVLYLDAACNFASAAFLMSIRMREAVVPAREAASRTVWQDLLAGFRFVFVQQRIISTLMIAAALYSLAASGFIFLLPVYAKQLLHIGPIELGAIWSALGAGMLAASAWLLWMKPRALASRLRVLSASMAVGGAAVWGLSLLQAPLLAAMAVAVIGVSTGLFMPVVWSLLQELTPTNLRGRMFTTFNTGGTVSAMAGMTGFGWIADTLGARLCLIGVGFFLLGGGLCCHRFSRRKTATADAASRPFRTGALTDDIVRAQDGYYILATSTIVDDRTRVLKQGETFAVFNRAGDIHPVGLGYQGLYHEGTRFLSRLELTLNDRRPLLLGSTVKEDNTLFTVDLTNPDIRTDSHMSIQRDTVHLFRSKFLWRGVCYERFRIANYGPVPLPARLTCKLDADFADIFEVRGLKRARRGRRLADPVQDGTLLLGYEGLDGVTRQTRVACTPQPASLSPSQVVFEALLQPRERTEFFLTISCELGGRPPSPPLAYDQAFFEARTSLDTAVARGCHIQTANEQFNDWLNRARPDLHMMVTETLEGPYPFAGIPWFSTPFGRDGIVTALEYLWVNPELARGVLGFLAATQAREEIPEQDAEPGKILHETRKGEVPALGEVPFGRYYGSVDATPLFVMLAGAYYERTGDRALIEAIWPNLDLALRWMDTYGDRDADGFVEYVRHSSRGLTHQGWKDSRDAVFHADGTLAEGQIALCEVQAYVYAAKRSAAALAVALENGDRAEDLLRQAEDLKERFQKAFWCEGISTYALALDGKKQPCAVRTSNAGHCLWAGIASDEQARQLAGTLLEPAMFSGWGIRTVGESEARYNPMSYHNGSVWPHDNALIAMGLARYGFKDQALAILRGLFDATAFLDLHRLPELLCGFVRRHGEGPCLYPVSCAPQAWSAAAVFLLLQAALGLSIQAQPGKVSFFRPVLPDFLPEIQIANLRVGTASVDLYLRRGKQNVEIAVARREGDVEIVVIE, encoded by the coding sequence ATGAGGCGCGCCGCGCCTGCGGACGAGGGTTGCCCGTCTCCGACTGAAGCACGGGATGTCGGCTGGCGCCTGCTCAAGGCACGCGACTTCCGCCTGCTCTTCGTGGGACAGTCCATCTCCCAGATCGGAGACGGGCTGGTCAAGGTCGCGCTCCTCTGGTTCGTCTACGAGCTGACCGGATCGGCGCTGAAGATGGCCGTGGTCGGCTTGCTCGAGACGCTCCCTCCGCTGGTGCTCGGCCCGCTCATCGGGGTCTACCTGGACCGGATGCCGAAAAAACGGATCATGATCGCCATCGATCTCATTCAGGGGACCTTGATCCTGCTGATCCCCGTCCTCTACGCCCTCGACGCGCTCACCCTGAAACGGCTGTATCTCTTGGTCCTGCTGATCGCGATCCTCGGCTCGGCCTTCGGTCCCGCGCTGGCATCGGCTGTCCCGCTGATCGTCGACCGGCAGCGGCTGACGGCGGCAAACGCCTTTCTGCAGATCACGACGAACATCGGGGTGCTGGCGGGACCCGCCATCGCCGGTCTTGGGATCGCGTTCGTCGGCGCCCAGAACGTGCTGTACCTGGACGCCGCCTGCAACTTTGCCTCCGCCGCATTCTTGATGTCGATTCGGATGCGGGAAGCCGTGGTGCCGGCCAGGGAGGCCGCGTCACGAACGGTCTGGCAGGATCTGCTCGCCGGCTTTCGTTTCGTGTTCGTCCAGCAGCGCATCATCTCCACCCTGATGATCGCGGCCGCCCTTTACAGTCTGGCGGCCAGCGGCTTCATCTTCCTGCTCCCCGTGTACGCCAAGCAACTGCTGCACATCGGCCCCATCGAGTTGGGAGCGATCTGGTCGGCCCTGGGCGCCGGCATGCTGGCCGCGTCGGCCTGGCTGCTGTGGATGAAGCCCCGGGCCCTCGCCAGCCGACTCCGCGTTCTTTCCGCTTCCATGGCCGTCGGCGGCGCGGCGGTCTGGGGACTCAGCCTGCTCCAGGCTCCGCTCCTCGCGGCCATGGCGGTCGCCGTCATCGGGGTGAGCACGGGCCTGTTCATGCCCGTCGTGTGGTCGTTGCTTCAGGAGCTGACCCCCACGAACCTGCGCGGCCGCATGTTCACCACGTTCAACACCGGCGGGACGGTCTCGGCGATGGCCGGGATGACGGGCTTTGGATGGATCGCCGATACGCTGGGCGCTCGCCTTTGCCTCATCGGCGTCGGATTCTTCCTCCTCGGAGGCGGTCTCTGTTGCCACCGCTTCAGCCGTCGGAAAACCGCGACGGCCGATGCCGCCTCCCGGCCCTTCCGAACGGGAGCCCTCACCGACGACATCGTCCGGGCGCAAGACGGGTACTATATTCTCGCCACTTCCACCATCGTGGACGACCGCACCCGCGTGCTCAAGCAAGGCGAGACGTTCGCCGTCTTCAACCGGGCCGGGGACATCCATCCCGTGGGACTCGGCTATCAAGGGCTGTACCACGAGGGGACTCGGTTCCTCTCGCGCTTGGAGCTCACCCTGAACGACCGCCGTCCCCTGCTGCTGGGCTCCACGGTCAAGGAAGACAACACGCTGTTCACCGTCGATCTGACGAACCCGGACATCCGCACCGACAGCCACATGTCGATCCAGCGAGACACCGTACACCTGTTCCGGTCGAAATTCCTGTGGCGGGGCGTCTGCTATGAGCGGTTTCGGATCGCCAATTACGGGCCCGTACCGCTCCCCGCCAGGCTTACTTGCAAGCTCGACGCGGACTTCGCCGACATCTTTGAAGTCCGGGGCCTGAAACGGGCTCGACGAGGCCGCCGCCTGGCCGATCCGGTCCAGGACGGGACGCTGCTTCTCGGCTACGAGGGGCTCGACGGAGTCACTCGGCAGACCCGTGTCGCCTGCACGCCGCAACCGGCGAGTCTGTCTCCGTCCCAGGTGGTCTTCGAGGCCCTTCTGCAGCCGAGGGAACGTACCGAGTTCTTTCTGACCATTTCCTGCGAGCTTGGTGGCCGACCGCCCTCCCCCCCGTTGGCCTACGATCAAGCCTTCTTCGAGGCCAGAACATCCCTGGACACGGCTGTGGCCCGGGGTTGCCACATTCAGACCGCCAACGAGCAATTCAATGATTGGCTCAATCGAGCCCGCCCGGATCTCCACATGATGGTTACGGAGACCCTCGAAGGCCCCTATCCCTTCGCCGGGATTCCCTGGTTCAGCACCCCGTTCGGACGCGACGGCATCGTCACGGCGCTGGAGTACCTGTGGGTCAACCCCGAACTGGCCAGAGGGGTTCTCGGTTTCCTCGCGGCGACGCAGGCCAGGGAAGAGATTCCCGAGCAGGACGCCGAACCGGGCAAAATCCTCCACGAAACCCGCAAGGGGGAGGTGCCCGCGCTCGGGGAGGTCCCGTTCGGACGGTATTACGGCAGCGTGGACGCGACCCCGCTCTTCGTGATGCTGGCCGGCGCCTACTATGAGCGGACCGGCGACCGCGCGCTCATCGAGGCCATCTGGCCCAACCTGGACCTCGCGCTGCGCTGGATGGACACCTACGGCGACCGCGACGCGGACGGTTTTGTGGAGTATGTCCGGCACTCCTCGCGGGGCCTGACGCATCAAGGATGGAAAGACTCGCGCGACGCGGTGTTCCACGCGGACGGCACGCTGGCGGAAGGGCAGATCGCCCTCTGCGAGGTCCAGGCCTACGTCTATGCCGCCAAGCGGAGCGCGGCGGCGCTGGCCGTGGCGCTGGAAAACGGGGACCGGGCCGAGGACCTGCTGCGTCAAGCCGAAGACCTCAAGGAGCGGTTCCAGAAGGCCTTTTGGTGCGAAGGGATTTCCACGTACGCGTTGGCGCTCGACGGCAAGAAACAACCCTGTGCGGTGCGGACCTCCAATGCGGGACATTGCCTCTGGGCCGGGATCGCCTCCGACGAACAGGCCCGGCAGCTCGCCGGCACTCTTTTGGAGCCGGCGATGTTCTCAGGATGGGGGATCCGCACCGTCGGCGAGTCGGAGGCGCGCTACAACCCCATGTCCTACCACAACGGCTCGGTCTGGCCGCACGACAATGCGCTGATCGCCATGGGGCTGGCCCGGTACGGATTCAAGGACCAGGCCCTCGCCATCCTGCGCGGGCTCTTCGATGCAACGGCGTTTCTGGATCTGCACCGGCTGCCCGAGCTCTTGTGCGGATTTGTCCGCAGGCACGGCGAGGGGCCCTGCCTGTATCCCGTGTCCTGCGCGCCGCAGGCTTGGTCCGCCGCGGCGGTGTTCCTGCTCCTGCAGGCGGCCCTGGGCCTTTCGATCCAGGCGCAGCCGGGGAAAGTCTCCTTCTTCCGCCCGGTCCTGCCGGACTTCCTGCCGGAGATTCAGATCGCGAACCTCAGGGTCGGAACGGCCTCGGTGGACCTCTACCTCAGGCGCGGCAAGCAGAATGTCGAGATCGCCGTGGCCCGCCGGGAAGGGGACGTCGAGATCGTGGTGATCGAGTAG
- a CDS encoding MFS transporter yields MGWTQEDAPSRRRRLLTRDFSLVWWGQMIAQVGDGVSKLALLWFVYSVTGSPIKTTVIGLLQTIPPILFGPLIGVFVDRLPKKPILISMDVLRALVLGLIPCLVSVQTFTVENLYLLVFLHSVASAIFGPALSASVPLIVARPQFTAANALLQSTTSLGIIVGPALSGLGIAVLGPQEVLCVNVASYLTSAACFVPVRFARAAPAGERAAPSSMTQDLIEGIRFALVEQPTILVLTGTAALYTFGTSAFTTLFPVFGRKMLDLGPVEVGYLWSALGVGLLIASFGLVRLTEWDLPSRVRVISTSSAVSGAALCGLVWVQDRILAGLLMSVIGIGFGALTPIAWGVLQEISPSGIVGRALAVYSTGAMASAVAGMTFFGWTTREFGERVSVVGIGAMLFITALAASALSHWASLRRPAPAPLAVPETAHLGER; encoded by the coding sequence TTGGGATGGACGCAGGAGGACGCTCCGAGCCGGCGACGCCGCTTGCTCACGCGGGATTTCAGCCTGGTCTGGTGGGGGCAGATGATCGCACAGGTCGGGGACGGCGTCTCCAAGCTGGCGCTCCTCTGGTTCGTGTACTCGGTCACCGGTTCCCCCATCAAGACCACGGTAATCGGCCTCCTGCAGACGATCCCGCCGATCCTCTTCGGCCCTCTGATCGGAGTCTTCGTCGACCGGCTGCCCAAGAAGCCGATCCTGATCTCGATGGACGTACTCCGCGCGCTGGTGCTCGGCTTGATTCCCTGCCTGGTATCGGTGCAAACTTTCACCGTGGAGAACCTGTATCTCCTCGTGTTCCTCCACTCGGTCGCGTCCGCGATCTTCGGGCCGGCCCTTTCCGCGTCCGTGCCCCTGATCGTCGCCCGGCCCCAGTTCACCGCCGCCAACGCGCTGCTCCAGAGCACCACGAGCCTCGGCATCATCGTGGGACCTGCGCTGAGCGGGCTGGGAATTGCGGTGCTGGGTCCACAGGAGGTCCTCTGCGTGAACGTGGCTTCCTACCTGACCTCCGCCGCCTGCTTCGTGCCGGTCCGCTTCGCCCGTGCGGCGCCCGCCGGCGAACGGGCTGCTCCGTCCTCCATGACGCAGGACCTGATCGAGGGGATTCGGTTCGCGCTGGTGGAGCAGCCGACGATCCTGGTCCTCACCGGCACCGCCGCTCTGTACACGTTCGGAACCAGCGCCTTCACGACGCTCTTTCCGGTGTTCGGCAGAAAAATGCTGGACCTGGGACCGGTGGAGGTGGGGTACCTGTGGTCGGCCCTGGGGGTCGGGCTGCTGATCGCTTCGTTCGGGCTCGTCCGGCTGACCGAATGGGATCTGCCGAGCCGGGTGCGGGTCATCTCGACTTCGAGCGCGGTCAGCGGGGCGGCCCTCTGCGGGCTCGTCTGGGTCCAGGACCGGATTCTCGCCGGCCTGCTGATGAGCGTCATCGGGATCGGCTTCGGGGCCCTGACCCCGATCGCCTGGGGCGTGCTGCAGGAGATCTCCCCGTCGGGCATCGTCGGGCGGGCGCTGGCGGTCTATTCGACCGGAGCCATGGCCTCGGCGGTGGCGGGCATGACCTTCTTCGGATGGACCACCCGCGAGTTCGGCGAACGGGTGAGCGTGGTCGGCATCGGAGCGATGCTCTTCATCACGGCGCTCGCCGCCTCGGCCCTCAGCCACTGGGCCAGCCTCCGGCGGCCGGCGCCGGCGCCGCTGGCAGTCCCTGAGACGGCGCACCTGGGCGAGCGATGA
- a CDS encoding BON domain-containing protein: protein MPIVLLALALPAPAADPGPAPAPESSKAPSGEQRVIEQRQPESKSPEAPAAKPEGQAKPDGTPKPDVPAGTPAKTREPTPPWPAGSTILKVKLALMADSRLFPYEIDVDLHGSEAVLAGKVSSQEEKLAATEVASRVGGVKSVSNLLEVAKGLHATLARKQDEIITQYVKDRFAKSKTLEAANFDVKTENGIVSLSGTTRFQVIVLEAAEAARQVPGVRAVHTDAVRVSAGD, encoded by the coding sequence ATGCCGATCGTCCTCCTGGCCCTGGCCCTGCCCGCCCCGGCCGCCGATCCCGGTCCCGCACCGGCACCCGAGTCTTCCAAGGCGCCTTCGGGCGAACAACGGGTGATCGAGCAGAGGCAGCCGGAGTCCAAGAGCCCCGAGGCTCCCGCGGCCAAACCCGAAGGGCAAGCGAAGCCGGACGGGACACCGAAACCAGACGTCCCGGCCGGTACTCCCGCGAAAACCCGGGAGCCGACGCCCCCGTGGCCCGCCGGCTCGACGATCTTGAAGGTCAAACTGGCCCTGATGGCGGATTCCCGCCTGTTTCCCTACGAGATCGACGTGGACCTGCACGGCTCTGAGGCCGTGCTCGCGGGGAAGGTGTCGAGCCAGGAGGAGAAACTGGCGGCCACGGAGGTCGCGTCCCGCGTGGGCGGCGTCAAGTCGGTCTCGAACCTGCTGGAGGTCGCCAAGGGGCTGCACGCCACGCTGGCGCGGAAGCAGGACGAGATCATCACCCAGTACGTCAAGGACCGGTTTGCCAAGAGCAAGACCCTGGAGGCGGCCAACTTCGACGTGAAGACCGAGAACGGGATCGTCTCGTTGAGCGGCACCACGCGCTTCCAGGTGATCGTGCTCGAAGCGGCGGAAGCCGCGCGGCAGGTCCCGGGGGTCAGGGCCGTGCACACGGACGCGGTGCGCGTGAGCGCCGGGGACTGA
- a CDS encoding MFS transporter, whose product MLEGVAESAGRENRSGQPLAPHLLKTRDFGLLFSGQLISQIGDSLNKVALLWFVYELTGSALKMTAIGLLQTVPPLVFGPLIGVYLDRLSKKRVMIWVDVARTFLVLLIPFLYALDALTLEILYVLVFVIAVVSTVFGPALASAVPLIVRPTQLTAANALLQGTANIGMIVGPAVSGLGIVLAGAQNVLYLDAATFLISALCLIPIRVGESRAARTARTSGSLFQELTVGFRFVFVQHRTVFTLMLIATLYSLGTSAFVFLLPVFAKELLRFGPLELGLLWSALGGGMLAASAWLAWARHSGLRERMRIVSRSMAVGGLAVCGLSVLETPLLATLLIMVIGGSTAMLIPVVWGVLQELTPNHLLGRVFTAFSTGGMSSAMAGMAGFGWAADAIGPTASLLGISLILFGTATVAAQLSRRSGPAPSPLASR is encoded by the coding sequence ATGCTGGAGGGTGTTGCGGAGAGCGCAGGCCGAGAGAACCGGTCCGGACAGCCGCTTGCGCCGCACCTGCTCAAGACCCGCGACTTCGGCTTGCTGTTCAGCGGACAGCTGATCTCCCAGATCGGCGACAGCCTCAACAAGGTCGCGCTGCTCTGGTTCGTCTACGAGCTGACCGGATCGGCGCTCAAGATGACGGCGATCGGGCTCCTGCAGACCGTTCCCCCCCTGGTCTTCGGCCCGTTGATCGGCGTCTACCTGGACCGGCTGTCCAAGAAGCGGGTCATGATCTGGGTGGACGTGGCCCGGACGTTCCTCGTCCTGCTGATCCCCTTCCTCTATGCCCTGGACGCCCTGACCCTCGAGATCCTGTACGTGCTGGTCTTCGTGATCGCGGTCGTCTCGACGGTGTTCGGTCCCGCGCTGGCCTCGGCCGTCCCCCTGATCGTGCGCCCGACCCAGCTCACCGCGGCCAACGCCCTGCTGCAGGGGACGGCCAACATCGGGATGATCGTGGGGCCGGCCGTCAGCGGCCTGGGCATCGTGCTGGCGGGGGCCCAGAACGTCCTCTATCTCGACGCCGCCACCTTCCTGATCTCCGCCCTCTGCCTGATCCCGATCAGGGTCGGTGAATCCCGCGCGGCCCGCACGGCCCGGACCTCCGGTTCCCTGTTCCAGGAGCTGACGGTGGGATTCCGGTTCGTGTTCGTGCAGCACCGGACGGTCTTCACGCTCATGCTCATCGCGACCCTCTACAGCCTGGGCACGAGCGCGTTCGTCTTCCTGCTGCCGGTGTTCGCCAAGGAGCTGCTGCGCTTCGGGCCGCTGGAGCTCGGCCTGCTCTGGTCGGCGCTGGGCGGCGGCATGCTGGCCGCGTCGGCCTGGCTGGCCTGGGCGCGGCACAGCGGCCTGCGCGAGCGCATGCGGATCGTCTCCCGTTCCATGGCCGTGGGCGGGCTGGCGGTCTGCGGCCTGAGCGTCCTCGAGACTCCCCTCCTGGCCACCCTGCTGATCATGGTGATCGGGGGCAGCACGGCCATGCTGATCCCCGTCGTCTGGGGCGTCCTGCAGGAACTCACTCCGAACCATCTCCTGGGACGCGTGTTCACGGCGTTCAGCACGGGCGGGATGTCGTCCGCCATGGCCGGAATGGCCGGGTTCGGGTGGGCGGCGGATGCGATCGGCCCGACCGCCAGTCTTTTGGGCATCAGCCTGATCCTGTTCGGAACAGCCACCGTTGCGGCCCAGTTGAGCCGACGGAGCGGGCCTGCCCCCAGCCCCCTGGCCTCCCGCTGA